The segment ACTAAACAAACAatcataataagctacttcttttatttaaaattacttatttttataaatattattgatcAAAGTAGCATATTGAATACCATGTCAAGTCCAAAActgcttatatttttggatggaggtagtagttggGTGCTTACTAATTTCAaatttacaatataaatattaaattgaAACAACAACATCAATACAAATCAAAACTtattagttccaaaattttgatcAGGTTATTTTCTAAATCTCGAGCCTCACAAAGGTGTTATGCTATTCTGAATCTTCCAGACAGTTTGAAATGTTTAATGTGCTGTAgcaatatcaactcaaagctatTAAACAGGAACCAGACTTTGATGATCAAGTATCTATATTAACTTGAAGTAATGATACAGGATCTTACACAGTCATTCCAGTGATGATGACATGGACTGTAAACAAATTTATCAGCTGGAGAAAATAGAATATAACAAGAGAAATAGTAGAAAATGGATTCTATATACAATTTGGTAAATACTAATTTTGATTTTCGAACAATAAACACAGATATATTTGTCCTCAGAATGCTCAAATTTATTAACTCTCAATTTAGTAACTGATGTAATTGACagatattaaatttttaaaactataatataaataattatagcCACGTAACACACGGGTTGAtgactagtatatatatttttgctatCCTATGGGATAAACACTTTTCAGGTTTTGGTAAATTTTGGCGTGATGAAGGTGATATCATCTGGGCACCAGGATTTCAAGGCAGGTGATCTTGTTTGGGGGATAACCGGATGGGAAGAATATACTGTGATCAACAATCCAGAAACACTTTTCAAGATCAATCACCCTGAACTTCCTCTGTCCTACTACACTGGTATTCTGGGTGAGTTCCTTGTCACTCTGTTTGTGTGTACACTATCTTGTTTTTGTCAAAAGGAAATTTTGAACTGCGTTGCCTGAAAACCAATTCAGATCCTCTGCGGTACTgctcactgacatatgggccccacagaCCCAGAGGACCCTTACTCCCTGAAAACCATCCTCTAATATATTTGCTTCACATCTGATAAAACATGGTGTTTTATTTTGTGTTCGTCCTTTCTGATCTAAAAGTTAGATTGATCCCCTTAGCCTTTTATCTTAAACAAAGTGTTATAGTTCGTGACATTTCCAGTTAACCTGTGGttgattatttttgttacagctCATTAAATAAGTGCCAAATTGGGGCCCCCAATTCGTTATCTTCTCTAACTGACTATCTTTGATCATTCAGGAATGCCAGGGCTTACTGCATTTGGTGGATTCTTTGAAGTGGCCAAGCCAAAGAAAGGTGAATATGTCTTCATCTCATCAGCGTTCGGCGCCGTAGGTCAGATTGTTGGGCAGCTTGCTAAGATCACAGGATGCTATGTGGTTGGTAGTGCTGGTTCTGATGAAAAGGTTTGTATAATCTAATAGACCTTAAAATCAATGCCCTCTCATAGCTCCTGTCCTGTTGCATTTGCTAAGAATCCACCGGCTGCATCTCCAGGTCAACTTATTGAAGACCAAATTTGGCTTTGACGATGCTTTCAACTACAAGAAGGAGCTAGACCTCGAGGCAGCCCTAAAGAGGTCTGCACTCCTCCATATTCTTTCCAATATaatcaaataaaatttcaatGTTCCAAATAGAGCAATAACACAAACCCGCTGATTTGGCTTGTCTCAGGTGTTTTCCAGATGGTATCGACATCTACTTCGAGAATGTGGGTGGTGCAATGCTAGACGCAGTGCTACCTAACATGCGGGTAGCTGGCCGCATAGCGGCATGCGGGATGATCTCACAGTACAACCTGGAGCAGCCAGAGGGAGTGTATAATACGATTTGCATCGTCACCAAGCGCCTACGCATGCAGGGATTCCTTGTGTTTGACTTTTATGATAAGTACTACCAGATCGAGGAGCAGATTGCCGGGTACCTGAAGGAAGGGAAGGTGGCGTACACAGAGGATGTCGTTGAGGGGCTCGACGCTGCGCCGGCAGCACTTGTCAAGCTCTTTACTAGCAGCAGCATCGGCAAACAGCTCGTTGCCGTCGCACGGGAGTGATGCGGTGCCATGTTGCTCGGCACGTGAGTTGGCATTATTCAGTAGCGTACTTGTTCAAAATTTAGATATAAGGGCTTCCAGTTTAGCTTGTTGCATTCAGAAATAAAGAACTGATATGTTCAGAACAGTTCCGTTGTGTGTTTGGTATTGTACTGCGTTAGAAAATTAAGTACAATaattatttctttatttattttaaagaaCAGGCACAAGACAGTGCCAATTTCATTTAATAAAAGGAGTAAAAATTTACAAGTGTGCAAGGGAGAAAACAAAGGCTTCACAGAGGATTTACATCCCTCTAGGCATAAGCTCAGCTAGTATTTTTGCACCCGCAAGCATCCAGGTGTGcccttcctcctttttcctttgcaGGAACACTGTCAAATATAActtgtagagacattttccTAATACTATAGAGgcatttttaaaatgcctttacagTGCTATAGAGACATTTTGTAGAGTGTCTCATAAATGCCttttggtgaattgtctctatGAACTAAGAggtattttataaaatgtctctaTGCAAATAGAGACACTTTGTAGAGGCAATAATATATTACGGCAACTATAGCAaatcaatataaaaaaacaaaaatgttaTTCCTTATCAATCCTTGAACTCATGACCTCTTAAGTTGAAtatttttatcttcaatgcacTAACCATCCCAACCTCATATAATTACAtgtaaatatgttatttgtattacttatatctagttacttgatatatattaatatttggaaAAATGCCTTTACATCATTTTAAATGCCTTAAGAAAATGCCTTTACACATGAGGCAAATTTCAAAGTGCCAAAACGATGTCTCTACAAGATAATTTAACAAAATATGTTAAATTTTCTCTAAagtgtctctagagtaaaaTTATTTTAGGCGATTTTGAAAGTGCCTCTAAAAAGTGTCTCTAGACTATAGAGCTTCAAAACTTATAGGCATTTTGAAAATTGTCTCTACAAAAGAGCCTCTACATAAAGTTGTTGTTGTAGTGCGTCAGCTCTACCCGTCGGAAGACTCGCTAATTTCTCTCTTTTCATATATCCCAATAATTATCAGCAAGAGAGTTCTCAACCCTTTTTTGGGCACTCCTTTTCACATGGCTAGGGCCTGCCAGCACTTGTGCACCTTGTTTTTTGCCTTCCAGGAGTCCGGCTTGATCTGCTCGTACCGATCCAAGTTGCTAACATGTCTCAAATCCTCCTTTTGTATCTACATTCCACGAGGAGATGGAAGGAAGTTTCGAGAACATGTCTAGTCATTAATCTGAACGTTGTTCAAACTTTGTTTTGGAGAACTAGTCACTGTTAATAATGTAATTTGGCCGATTAGGTAGTTCAAATGGCCAGATTATTTTTAATGAGTAGTTAGATGATT is part of the Oryza glaberrima chromosome 12, OglaRS2, whole genome shotgun sequence genome and harbors:
- the LOC127757236 gene encoding 2-alkenal reductase (NADP(+)-dependent)-like, translated to MAATVVSNKRVILKRYVTGLVSEDDMEVVTVEAPPLAVPAGSKTVVVKNLYISCDPYMRNRMTYHEEPSYVPDFVLGEVLVNFGVMKVISSGHQDFKAGDLVWGITGWEEYTVINNPETLFKINHPELPLSYYTGILGMPGLTAFGGFFEVAKPKKGEYVFISSAFGAVGQIVGQLAKITGCYVVGSAGSDEKVNLLKTKFGFDDAFNYKKELDLEAALKRCFPDGIDIYFENVGGAMLDAVLPNMRVAGRIAACGMISQYNLEQPEGVYNTICIVTKRLRMQGFLVFDFYDKYYQIEEQIAGYLKEGKVAYTEDVVEGLDAAPAALVKLFTSSSIGKQLVAVARE